The genomic window GTTGGCCTCTGGAGGCAAAGAACAGTAGACCTGCGTGCAAAAGTTCAACACAGGTTGGATCTGTCTTCATTTACTGATAAGTTAGTGTATTCatctttttctgtgtctctgaGAAGTAAAAGATGGATTTTCCCAGATTTTGGTGGAGTGACAATATATGTTAGAAAGATCATTTCAACAAAGCACGTCCAGGAATTGTTATACTAACTAAAAAGGGCACAAAAAAGATCCATGAGCGTCAAGGGATATTTCAGGCATGActttaaagatttattttatttaaacacacttttaaaatgttacaaCTTTTATTATttcgccaaaaaaaaaaaaaaaaaaagagtcatgaCCTTTGCTCACCTTACATACCATGTGAGTAGGTCCAGTCGTACCATCAAACCCTCCCACTATCTCCCACCAGTTTTCCTGGGGTAGCTGGGAAAGGTAACTCCGTTCATCAGAAGAAGGGCGCGTCTCCCCAGTACAGAAAAATCTGCAACAGTTGTAGCCCTCTGAACTAGATCTAGTGATGAGTGATCAGTCCGCAACTCTGCCTTCTGGTCAATTTTGTGTTATTAATTTGGTGGTGTGCTGTTAGACCTTGAGCACTTACTGAAAATGAGTCACGATTCCACATGTTAGGAGTGTGAAACATGTTTAAACAAGCACTGATGATAAATCAAACATGCCAACCCACTGCAGGCTCTTTGGATAAACAAACAATGATTTGCCAACATTTGAAGGATTACAGTATTACACAACATAGGTGAGAAAAGGACGATGCGAACTTGGTGATAAGGCAGGAGCACGATGAGGATATTTCAGTCAGtaacttttgtgttttttttgggggggggggggcagagcataCCCACAAATTCCATATGAGCATCACTAAACTAGAAATATGTCAGATGCTTAATTTGAGGACCAGGTGAGTGCTATCCCTGCTTCTGACATCAGAGGGATGATGATTCAATTCCCTCAAAATTGTTCCAAGGATTTATCAACACTGCAGCTCGTTGCATGTGATCGGAAACTAATGTGGTGAACTGATCAGATACATGATAACCTATAGCTGTTTAATGACTGTGGaatgtatccatccatccatttttttgtagacgagatgaccagagaacccggagaaaatgcacacagaacaacaaaactcagcacagatagggatcaaacccagaaccatcTTGCTACTGATGTGACAGCTCTACTCACTACGCCATCTCAGAAATGTGCACGTGCGTTTGATTAATTTGAGCATGAATTCTGGATGGATGAGGATGATCTGATGAAGGCTGTGTACCAAAACATAGTCTCAACATGGTTTTTATTATGAGTCAAACAATAAACAGATTATCTGAATATTAAAACAGTAATGTATTAATCTCatcttaatttatttacagaaatatGATTCAGTGCGATAGGGACATCCTCGAAAGACTACTTGaacatttttttctctcctggttcATAAATGTAGGTTACAGCCTCAATCTCAGGATAATAGTTTTGGTTGTGGTCTGTGAAGCTGTTTTTTGATTTGTTGCGTATTAAAtgtatacatcttgtttttcttttaatattttttttatgttatctattttcttttttaagcatgttcaaataaaagcTAATTCATTTCAAAAATCATGCTTCAATCAAGTTTGTTGCGCTATGGCTCCGTGAACGCACCGCGTCACTTCTCGCGAGAGGTCAGTCAAGACGAGAAGGCGATCGTGAACTACAATTTCTCGTATTTTTTGGGAATGTTTAGCGACTGGAAAAAAGTAACATATTTCTATATTGGTAATATTATAGTAACACATTCTGGGTATTGCCTCACATCGGTTTGTATCAACCATAAAGATTAACCGGCACTTCCGTATCCGCTAAATCTGTTTTCGCGCGTCAGACCGATGACGCCATCCCCAAATTTGTAGCAAAGTAGCTTTTCTCCAAAGCAAACCCAAACTTTCAAAGTTCAAAGTGATATTTAATAATCCAAACACTCGTTCGGGTCACCGCGGTGCGACATGTCACTGCTCGATGCTGTCGAACAAGCTATCAAATCATGCAAAACGGAACAAACCAGGATCAATGGAAGAATTCAACTCTACAGAGAAATGTTACGCGCCGTGTAAGTAGCCGCCGTGCGGTTTCAACATCTGCGTTCATGGCGTCACTTGTGTCGGTTTCTCGAATAAAGTACCTTGAGTTTAAAACTACACGTGTGTCTTACAAAAGACGGGTTGATGTGGCGTTATTATGATCGATAGATCGATATGTCTCGTCCGGCGTGGACACCACGCGCTGTGAACAATGTCCTAAAGTCACAGAACGAATAGCTGCTTACGGATAATGTGATAACTGTCCGCCCTGTTCACCGGCCGGCGCTGTGGCTTAGTTGGTTAAAGCGCCTGTCTAGTAaacaggagatcctgggttcgaatcccagcagtgccttttggtccccccccccccccccccgaagagtCACGCACAGATGGTGGCCATATATGTTATACTCCTTGACAAATACAACGAGTTTATCATCATTCtcttaaaataacataaaaaagtCTAACGGATCAATAATAATCTATTTTTAATATAAAGCTCATCCAtatgtgtgtgatgatgatcacatgatatATTTTCCCACAGAACATCGCATGACTTGGAGGAGTCCGAATCTGCTGATGATACGGCTACAGGTAATAAATAGCGATGATAATAATCACAGTAAAATTATACAGTATGTCAAAACTATATAAAGGTAATTTGTCAATCAGATGAAAAAGTGTTAATTAATTGATTtctttgatcatttattttagtaCTAGTCCATGATGTAATCCTATCTTGTCCTCGCTGAATTTGATCTTATACCTTTAAGGTTAAATCAAGGTTTTTTTCAGTAAAGAAATATAGTTTCAACCAGATGTTTGTATGCGAATGTCTTCAGGCACAGATACGTCACCAGGGGAGAAAGAAGATCTCGAACTGCTTGAGCGAGCCCTGGAGAAAGCCCTTCATGTGCGTACCGGTCAAAGACCCTCTAAAACGGACCCAAACAAACAGCCTGCACCTCCAAAGGAACCAGGCACATCCAAAGACAGAATACAGGCCTCTGCATCTAAAGGCAAACAAAACACCTCCAGGCTGACCTCGAAATCTGTCAGGATTGACAGAAAAGGGCACAAAAAGGGCGCTGGTGCTTCAGCGACCTCCGCACCGGGTTCGAAATCAGTCATCCGTAATCCTGGGCAGCACGAAACCCCGGTTCATAGAGACATCTTGACGAAGGACCCTGCCTCCTCAGCAAGGAAATCGCAGCAGTCTGGTGAAGTTCTGGCTCCGGATTCCACTCAAACAGCAAAATGGAAATCTCTAATGACAAAGCAAAACGGGTGCCCACAAAATTCCAAATGTGATTTTTACAGCTAATTTGGATTTCTAAATTTATTTTGCTATTATCATATTTAGGCTGTGGGACAAAGTGGCTGCTACACAACGGAATCCTGTGCCTGAAAGGAGTCATTTCGTGGAGAGAATAAGAGCCACGGtatcccccccctttttatcttttcttttagTGAAGCCTGAGGTTTTCCATGTCGTGTAATGTTTGTAATTATACCGTAGTGTCTCTCTGACCGCTGTAGTTCCCGGAGGATTGGCCATGCGGCAGCCCGGGTGACAGTCTGACTCGCCAAGGGCGTGATCTCACACAGCGCTGGCAGACAAAGGAGACGCCAGCCAAACAGACCTCAGAAGCCGCCACACTTCCGGGTAAaagctgaaaacacacaaactcaagCGAACCAATGAGGAGATGTTAGAAAGACGGTGAACGACACACGTGTCGGTGAGAAAATGTCAGTGTTGGAAGGAACCACGCGGGGAGTTTGTCAGGAGATGACTTTCTGAGAGTTATTAACGGATATATCAGAACTGTACGTTTTTCCTTAACAAGCTAAGGACCCCCAAAATGACAATGTGCATTAagagtgacaaaaaaaaatagactaaatgaaatgtaattcaGCTAAATGTCAGTTACTCCCACGCGAGTTCGTACAAGTACTGTTGCTTTTAATACAGGAAATGTTTCGCTGCAGCAAAGCCAGatgttctgcccccccccccccccccccccgagcaacACCTGGCTTTGGTTATATAAGACAAAGCCTCCAAACAACAGCGGCAACAATTTTAAAGATCATTTATTCCGTAACGCAGatgtgtcaaataaaaaaatgacatcatgaTGAAACACAGGCGGTGTTTAAACTCTCATGGCTGCGTGTTGGAGTGTCACTCCCTCAGCACCGACACCGTGTAACAGTGACCTCTACGGCCCTGTGATGAAACGAGGAGCGCAAGTGGTATAAAGTAACCGTCCGGCTTCTCGACTTCCTCTTCGCCGCGACCGTGGCGCTTTAAAGCAGTCCAATCCTGACGCCGCATCGTTAGGGCCTAGCTATTTAAAGCTTGAGACGGCAGAGCAGGAAAACTTTTGCCCTCTtctaaaaataacttttccATCAGAGTGGGACGCGTGGGACCGATGGAGGCCAGAGGGAGGTTGTCTTTGCCCCAGTGGGGCAAATATCGTGTGGGGAGATGGCTTGATTGCGCCCCTGCCCCCAACTATAACCTACACAACAGAAGCGGAGCTCAGAGAGCTGGAGAAGCTGAGGATGAGGGTGGCGCTGTTGCAGCAGGAGGTGCACCTCGAGGAGGTACGGTTTGTGCGCCTTGTTTGACGTCATAATACGTCAAACGCCTGATTGCACTGACTGATTGACTGCCTTTGTGATTTGACAGGCTGCATTCGACGCCCTGTCTCCCCAGCTTTCTTCTATAGCCCCCGGGCCCGAATGCCCCGATGTCAGCATGCTGAGAGACGTGTACTCCCTGCTGGGGGAGGGAGGGCAGCATTTCCCTGCCCTAGTCCTGGACTCTGAGTCGGACTGACTGCAGTGCAGATCGTTCTGCTGTACTTGTTTTTGATGTGTTGATCATTCTAGTGTAATTGCAATACAATACACATCTAGAGATCACTGTCAATATGATTTGAACATTGTCTTTAAATCAATAAttgtaactagaaaagcactcagagagcgcagacctccgccaagcagctcttTCCCCTTctgactggatttacaccgtccacatggtgatctggatcttcacccaaaatgttttaaattgttctttgtatctttatacaccaaccatgaaaagtaaaagtgaatcagagttgtgtatttttagctgatcttttaatccataaatgaggttttcagtgttaaaatgtaatatatctcattctggatcagatccagaagacatattacatgatagttcatattggacccctttatgactccaagcctccattataagtaaatgggaaaatccagaattTTTCAGATTTGGATCGGTCTCAAAATTTAGAATTGTTTTTCATTGagctccatccagcagtttttctgtaatcctagtaacaaacaaacagattctGCTGCTgttcaatgaaaataatttacaacccccaaaaaaagcctCATTAGTCAGACTCCAGTGAGGCCTACAGAGGGTCTTATTTACTTTTAGAAGAGGAATAATCTTCTCAAGCCATAAGGGAACTCTCAATCCTTTGGACGTATTTACGTTACTGATTATCAAGATGaagtcacattttattttaatctttgcTCTGAGTGTGCTGACGTCCAATGAAACTCTTCTGTAATAAAGTTCCTCCAATTTACCAGCAGGGGACACTCTCTCACAGAAGTGACCTCAGAAcacattgctgtttttttttttattacaataatTCAATGCCCACTTCAGCATGTGACATTGGTTTACACTAGCCAAGCAAAGGTTTCCAATGTGCGGGCTGCAAATACTGTTGGTCTCCTGGTTTCAGCGAAGCAACAACAGAACAATGGGGGCATTTTAATCCCGTCTTCCACCGAGAGCAGCAGGGACACTCTCATGTACTCCGGTTCCTCCCTACTGTCTGGCACGCCGGTGCTTCTGGGGAGCTCTGTGTGAATGATTTTGCTCATTATCTACCAGGAGCACCTGCAGCAAGCGTATAAACCGCATGCTCTACCGGTGCTTCGGCACATGAGGGTGTTTTGGATGCATAAGGGGGCTATTTCTATGTATCTGCGTCCTGACAGGTTCTTATCGgccaagctaaaaaaaaaaaaaaaaaatctgatgtgAGGGCGTATTTCAGATGCAGCAGGGCTTGGCGATGCCTGTGCCCACGGATGACGTGTGGATGGGCACGGGCCGTGCCAGACCGGGCGACAGGTGGTGCTGGGTTCACACACAGCAGGATGTGGGTGTTTGGGCCCTGCTGTAACAACCCTCATGTAccgtacacacaaacactgggATGTATTTACCCAGCACAAAGGCTCAAAGGGGCCGGGCCCTCTGCATGCCTCCAGGTGGAAGCAGCATGTTTCCCTGTGGAGGGGGGAATAATTTCAGCCTCACATACGTACCATCCATACACAACAACAGAAGCAGCTTGCGTCAGACATCCTCTGTTGAAGCACCAGAAGTGCCTCACCACTCGTGGACCGCTGCCAAGTCTATTGTACAGGACTGTGCTGTAACATGCTGCGGCCTTGTGGTCCAGCCTGACTCTCTTCAGCCAGTGTGCTGCATGAGAGGGGAGTACATGAGGCTGTGTGCAGCCTCCTGAAGATCAGTTCGATAGACACCGAAACTGAGGGGGAGCTGGATAAATTACCTGTGAGATGCAGCTATACTGCCAGGGATCCGGCTCTTTCACTCCTGCGACCATGGCCCATCCCTTTCCCACGTCTCACACTTTGTCTCATTTTTCTCAGGCTTGTTTTTGTCCAGCAATGGAGGATCCAATGTAATTGTACATTCTGTGGAAGAagcttcattttctttccccaCGCCTCACATACTCTCACAGGAGGGAACTtaattccttttatttatttttttgggacGCTCACATTTTGTCCCAACTTTTTCCCGTTTTCCAGCCTTTTCATTTTGACTTCTTTGAGCCTTAGTCCACTACAGAGCTGCAATCCATTTACGAATCCACAGATACCGAATGGTGCAACCAAGAATCCACTTTGCTCCTTTAAATGCCCATCGCCGTCCATCACCTCCTCTGTGCTCCTTCCCTGACCAACGCATTCCTCACTTCTCCTCTTTTGCTTCCATCTGTTACCTTGATGCCAACAGCAGACATTAAGTCAGTGTGGTCATCAATTACCTTGATTGGTTTGATTTGCGCCTCCATTCTGAAACAGCTCCTTTTTTACcagctgattcttttttttctactgtGGTAGATTATGCAGTGTcttatataatttaaaaaaacatttattttccatagAGAGGCATGTGAGGatttttctataaaaaaaaattaggtaCCTCATATTTCTTAATTCAGTAGTTTTTGATTTGTGAGGTGGATTTGTTTAATTAAACCATGATTATCTGAAGCTAGTTTTTTACTAATacaattttaattatatttcatgaTTGCTTTTCCCTTTTATCTGATTATTAGCAACTCAACTTATCATTTGTATGATTTAGTTTTACTTAAAATAGATTATTATT from Brachionichthys hirsutus isolate HB-005 chromosome 16, CSIRO-AGI_Bhir_v1, whole genome shotgun sequence includes these protein-coding regions:
- the LOC137905398 gene encoding tubulin epsilon and delta complex protein 2, whose translation is MSLLDAVEQAIKSCKTEQTRINGRIQLYREMLRAVTSHDLEESESADDTATGTDTSPGEKEDLELLERALEKALHVRTGQRPSKTDPNKQPAPPKEPGTSKDRIQASASKGKQNTSRLTSKSVRIDRKGHKKGAGASATSAPGSKSVIRNPGQHETPVHRDILTKDPASSARKSQQSGEVLAPDSTQTAKWKSLMTKQNGLWDKVAATQRNPVPERSHFVERIRATFPEDWPCGSPGDSLTRQGRDLTQRWQTKETPAKQTSEAATLPEWDAWDRWRPEGGCLCPSGANIVWGDGLIAPLPPTITYTTEAELRELEKLRMRVALLQQEVHLEEAAFDALSPQLSSIAPGPECPDVSMLRDVYSLLGEGGQHFPALVLDSESD